One genomic region from Anolis sagrei isolate rAnoSag1 chromosome 7, rAnoSag1.mat, whole genome shotgun sequence encodes:
- the TIA1 gene encoding cytotoxic granule associated RNA binding protein TIA1 isoform X6 has translation MEDEMPKTLYVGNLSRDVTEALILQLFSQIGPCKNCKMIMDTAGNDPYCFVEFYEHRHAAAALAAMNGRKIMGKEVKVNWATTPSSQKKDTSSSTVVNTLRSQDHFHVFVGDLSPEITTEDIKAAFAPFGRISMSLKNGEQCHG, from the exons ATGGAGGACGAAATGCCCAAAACCCT TTATGTGGGAAATCTGTCAAGAGATGTCACCGAAGCCCTAATTCTCCAGCTGTTCAGCCAGATTGGACCATGCAAGAACTGCAAAATGATAATGGAT ACAGCTGGCAATGACCCGTATTGTTTTGTGGAGTTCTATGAGCATCGACATGCAGCCGCAGCTTTAGCGGCCATGAATGGGAGGAAGATAATGGGTAAG GAGGTCAAAGTGAACTGGgccacaactcccagcagccagAAGAAAGATACCAGCA GTAGTACCGTTGTCAACACACTGCGTTCACAAG ACCACTTCCATGTCTTTGTTGGAGACCTCAGCCCCGAAATTACAACTGAAGATATAAAAGCAGCTTTTGCGCCATTTGGAAGAATATC AATGTCTCTGAAGAACGGAGAGCAATGCCATGGCTAA